A section of the Festucalex cinctus isolate MCC-2025b chromosome 7, RoL_Fcin_1.0, whole genome shotgun sequence genome encodes:
- the rnf183 gene encoding E3 ubiquitin-protein ligase RNF183: MSDERERRRPRRSHSHETRPPRNVKPRMDTRRPQNVRRSRSTDSERGRRRERRSGEPNQHRHQHQHQRGRSADPGERRQPPEESDGEELECAICFCSYDNTFKTPKLLACGHTFCLECLARINVSAPQLKTLSCPVCRELTDIPHGQDLPRLGNNQDIIGRLPPDMRRAKSIRFKRSKGKLLLKNPASNGPVNLGVLTLPQKNHEAQAAPADAVRLDAMEGGVAPATVVDVGRPPNRVRGRIRRFFRSDRCYYITVASVITITVVLLLVGILAFVIVPNVTGNPRPPPGNQTTRPPPPRIAFTTGP; this comes from the coding sequence ATGAGCGACGAGCGGGAGAGGCGGCGGCCTCGTCGTAGCCACAGCCACGAGACCCGGCCGCCCCGCAACGTCAAGCCCCGCATGGACACCCGCCGCCCGCAAAACGTCAGGCGGTCCAGGAGCACCGACTCCGAGAGGGGCCGGCGGCGAGAGCGCCGCTCGGGGGAGCCCAACCAGCACCGGCACCAGCACCAGCACCAACGCGGCAGGAGCGCCGACCCGGGCGAGCGCCGCCAACCGCCCGAGGAGAGCGACGGCGAGGAGCTCGAGTGCGCCATCTGCTTCTGCTCCTACGACAACACCTTCAAGACGCCCAAGCTGCTCGCCTGCGGTCACACCTTCTGCCTGGAGTGCCTGGCGCGCATCAACGTGAGCGCGCCCCAGCTCAAGACGCTGTCGTGCCCCGTGTGCCGCGAGCTCACCGACATCCCGCACGGGCAGGACCTGCCCCGCCTGGGCAACAACCAGGACATCATCGGCAGGCTGCCGCCCGATATGCGCCGCGCCAAGTCCATCCGCTTCAAGCGCAGCAAAGGCAAGCTCCTCCTCAAAAACCCCGCCTCCAACGGCCCCGTCAACCTCGGCGTGCTCACCCTGCCGCAGAAGAACCACGAGGCCCAGGCGGCGCCCGCCGACGCCGTGCGCCTGGACGCCATGGAGGGCGGCGTGGCGCCCGCCACCGTGGTGGACGTGGGGCGCCCACCCAACAGGGTGCGCGGGCGCATCCGCCGTTTTTTCCGCTCGGACCGCTGCTACTACATCACGGTGGCCAGCGTCATCACCATCACGGTGGTGCTCTTGCTGGTGGGCATCTTGGCCTTTGTGATCGTGCCCAACGTGACCGGCAATCCCAGGCCGCCGCCCGGGAACCAGACGACGCGTCCGCCGCCTCCGCGGATCGCGTTCACGACAGGACCGTGA